In a genomic window of uncultured Sphaerochaeta sp.:
- a CDS encoding ATPase: MIVPMKKAYVVVQEHNSRSMLRDLRKAGLLHIVTETVQNEQLESLAKEYDRMSQTRSAIADLQDKKQKIGQQAVSDEAFAEILERYTGLLDSRKEHEQNLVHFKSQAEVLKGWGDFDPEDLRYLRQKGLELFFYTIGKKDLAKLDASISYIQLAPVAGMEAIATIGSPLPAEISASQLHVPEYGLNALLERIKQTESALASIQDSLRQGGTYLDAFSHQMKRMEMAMRFEQVGAHLEGGEDLAWIEGYLPEPKSEAFMSYAQDHGWAYLLEPVGEEDNPPTLVEYRKGFGIIKPVFDILGTVPGYRENDISTWFLLFFTLFFAMIIGDAGYGLVFLLAAIGMHAKARKANTLVMLIYVLSIATIVWGSLTGTWFGSKQILLSLPLLQSLVIPSISNYPELFGLTAVESQNQVMELCFIIGTIQLSLACILNVVHKIREKNLSFLADIGWLIDILALYFVVLQLVVGQPTNISVVFALVGLGFLLVVVFGAQGPGISFGKGLASGLGGFFTTFLNTISAFSNIMSYIRLFAVGMASVAIAQSFNSMAGGMMSGFAMVAGILVLVIGHSLNLVMGLLSVVVHGVRLNLLEFSGQLGMEWTGIAYEPFAQTVEEN, translated from the coding sequence ATGATTGTACCGATGAAGAAAGCCTATGTGGTGGTACAAGAGCATAACAGCCGTTCCATGCTCAGGGATCTGCGTAAGGCGGGTCTGCTGCACATCGTCACCGAGACGGTTCAGAATGAACAGCTGGAAAGCTTGGCAAAAGAGTATGACCGTATGAGTCAGACTCGTTCAGCCATCGCTGACTTGCAGGACAAGAAACAGAAAATCGGGCAGCAGGCAGTCTCTGATGAGGCGTTTGCCGAAATACTGGAGCGGTACACAGGGCTGTTGGATTCCAGAAAGGAACACGAGCAGAATCTGGTACACTTCAAAAGCCAGGCGGAAGTACTCAAGGGTTGGGGGGATTTTGATCCCGAAGATCTTCGTTACTTGCGTCAGAAGGGTCTTGAGCTTTTCTTCTATACGATTGGCAAGAAGGACCTTGCCAAGCTGGATGCCTCAATTTCCTACATTCAGCTTGCACCCGTGGCGGGCATGGAAGCAATAGCAACCATCGGATCTCCGCTTCCTGCTGAGATTTCTGCAAGCCAGCTGCACGTTCCTGAGTATGGGCTGAATGCCTTGCTTGAACGGATCAAGCAGACTGAATCGGCACTTGCTTCCATCCAGGACAGTCTGCGTCAGGGCGGAACGTATCTTGATGCATTCTCCCACCAGATGAAGAGAATGGAAATGGCCATGCGTTTTGAGCAGGTTGGAGCGCATCTGGAGGGTGGGGAGGATCTTGCTTGGATCGAAGGATATCTTCCCGAACCCAAGAGCGAGGCCTTCATGTCCTACGCACAAGATCATGGCTGGGCTTATCTGCTTGAACCGGTGGGGGAGGAGGACAATCCTCCTACTTTGGTGGAGTATCGCAAGGGATTTGGAATCATCAAGCCGGTGTTTGATATCCTTGGAACGGTACCTGGGTATCGTGAAAATGACATCAGTACCTGGTTCTTGCTGTTCTTCACCCTGTTCTTTGCCATGATCATCGGTGATGCAGGGTACGGATTGGTCTTTTTGCTTGCAGCCATCGGCATGCATGCCAAGGCCAGAAAGGCAAACACCCTGGTGATGCTGATCTATGTGCTGAGTATCGCCACCATTGTGTGGGGAAGTCTGACAGGAACGTGGTTCGGCTCAAAGCAGATCCTCCTTTCGTTGCCACTGCTGCAATCGTTGGTCATCCCTTCCATCTCCAACTATCCTGAGCTCTTCGGCTTGACTGCGGTTGAGTCCCAAAATCAGGTGATGGAGCTGTGTTTCATCATTGGTACGATACAGCTTTCATTGGCGTGCATCCTCAATGTCGTGCATAAGATTCGGGAGAAAAATCTCAGCTTCCTTGCAGACATCGGATGGCTGATAGACATTCTGGCGCTCTACTTTGTGGTGCTCCAGTTGGTAGTAGGCCAACCTACCAACATTTCCGTTGTCTTTGCCCTGGTTGGCTTGGGATTCCTGCTTGTGGTTGTCTTTGGTGCCCAGGGACCGGGCATTTCATTCGGAAAAGGATTGGCAAGCGGTCTTGGTGGGTTTTTCACGACCTTCCTCAATACCATCAGTGCTTTCTCGAACATCATGAGTTATATTCGTCTGTTCGCGGTCGGTATGGCTTCCGTGGCCATCGCCCAGAGTTTCAACAGTATGGCTGGTGGAATGATGAGCGGCTTTGCCATGGTGGCGGGAATCTTGGTCTTGGTCATCGGTCACTCACTGAATCTAGTCATGGGCTTGCTCAGTGTGGTGGTGCATGGGGTACGCCTCAATCTTTTGGAGTTCTCCGGTCAGCTCGGTATGGAGTGGACTGGGATCGCATATGAACCGTTTGCACAAACGGTAGAAGAAAACTGA
- a CDS encoding YhcH/YjgK/YiaL family protein gives MIYDTIDHIHEYASVIDHLDSAGEQLHTPWVVGTQALEGMHIRRSEDELTPFSHRFKASKDSVTVHMVLSGSELVATTFHELSKGKKPDGNGHIHIEDGPVAAALTLRKGDVVIFMPSEPYCLGIETAGTASPPRTLTIELEK, from the coding sequence ATGATCTACGATACGATCGACCATATTCACGAGTATGCATCGGTGATTGATCACCTTGATTCTGCTGGGGAACAATTGCACACCCCTTGGGTGGTCGGCACACAAGCCCTGGAAGGAATGCACATCAGACGCAGTGAGGACGAGCTTACGCCCTTCTCCCATCGTTTCAAAGCTTCCAAGGATTCGGTGACGGTCCATATGGTTCTTTCAGGAAGCGAGTTGGTGGCGACCACGTTTCACGAGCTTTCCAAGGGAAAGAAACCTGATGGGAACGGCCATATCCATATTGAGGATGGACCTGTTGCCGCAGCCTTGACTCTCCGCAAGGGGGATGTTGTCATCTTTATGCCTTCCGAGCCGTACTGTCTGGGAATTGAGACCGCTGGGACAGCTTCCCCGCCAAGAACCCTTACGATAGAGTTGGAAAAGTAA
- a CDS encoding V-type ATP synthase subunit K (produces ATP from ADP in the presence of a proton gradient across the membrane; the K subunit is a nonenzymatic component which binds the dimeric form by interacting with the G and E subunits): MGNLEFIGLACALALSALGSGLGAGAAAQAAVGGWKKCYANGKPAPFIMVAFAGAPLTQTIYGFLLMNFIAAAIAAGASSTLALGVGVFGGAAIGLSAWMQGKTAACACDALAETGKGTANYFIVIGIVETVALFTLVFSLLALQ; this comes from the coding sequence ATGGGAAACTTGGAATTTATTGGATTGGCATGCGCACTTGCTCTTTCTGCACTCGGTTCAGGACTTGGTGCTGGTGCTGCTGCCCAGGCTGCGGTCGGTGGTTGGAAGAAGTGTTATGCAAACGGTAAGCCCGCTCCGTTCATCATGGTTGCATTTGCAGGTGCTCCCCTGACCCAGACCATTTATGGCTTCTTGCTGATGAACTTCATCGCTGCCGCCATTGCTGCAGGCGCTTCCTCCACACTCGCATTGGGTGTAGGTGTATTCGGTGGTGCTGCCATCGGGCTCTCTGCTTGGATGCAGGGAAAGACTGCCGCCTGTGCTTGTGATGCACTTGCTGAAACCGGCAAGGGTACCGCCAACTACTTCATCGTCATCGGTATCGTAGAAACGGTCGCTCTCTTCACCTTGGTCTTCAGTTTGCTCGCACTGCAATAA
- a CDS encoding methylated-DNA--[protein]-cysteine S-methyltransferase has translation MYQITYESPVGNLLLRATASHLLEVGFGESDQQQTCDVLEETKRQLAAYFAGSLQTFSLPLMPEGTPFQQKVWDQLRTIPYGKTVSYADIAHAIGKEKAFRAVGMANNRNPIAIIIPCHRVIGKDGSLTGYAGGMGVKEKLLALEKKQLSLYQ, from the coding sequence ATGTATCAGATAACCTATGAAAGCCCAGTCGGCAACCTTTTGCTTCGTGCAACTGCCTCCCACCTGCTTGAGGTTGGGTTCGGTGAGTCGGACCAACAACAAACCTGTGATGTGCTTGAAGAGACAAAGCGCCAGCTTGCTGCATACTTTGCAGGTTCCTTGCAGACCTTCTCCCTGCCCCTCATGCCGGAAGGCACACCATTCCAGCAAAAGGTATGGGACCAGCTCAGGACCATTCCCTATGGAAAGACCGTAAGCTATGCCGATATTGCCCATGCAATCGGCAAAGAAAAGGCGTTTCGAGCGGTTGGCATGGCCAATAATCGCAATCCCATAGCCATCATCATCCCCTGTCACCGTGTCATCGGCAAGGATGGAAGCTTGACCGGCTATGCTGGCGGCATGGGTGTCAAGGAGAAGCTCCTGGCATTGGAAAAGAAACAGTTGTCCCTTTACCAGTGA